Proteins from one Chroococcidiopsis sp. CCMEE 29 genomic window:
- a CDS encoding HhoA/HhoB/HtrA family serine endopeptidase has protein sequence MQINRRDSEPDLGQPNGTPFNSSVYKNRDLAKFSWQKPATYLSLVLLGAGITLSGNYLVSRNSLSIPLSGTQSSIIPAAQASLPPVTDSNFVTAVVERVGPAVVRIDASKTVTTATPEIFNDPFFRQFFGSELPTQPNQQIQRGTGSGFIFGADGRILTNAHVVDGADTVRVTLKDGRTFQGKVMGTDPVTDVAVVKIQADKLSTVSLGNSEQLKPGEWAIAIGNPLGLDNTVTSGIISATGRSSSDVGIPDKRVSFIQTDAAINPGNSGGPLINQRGQVIGINTAMLQGAQGLGFAIPINTAQRIAEQLVAKGKVEHAYLGIQMVALTPELKQDINNDPNSGLTVGEDRGVLIVKVMPDSPAAKAGLRAGDVIHQINGQSVTSADSVQQAVENSSVGGSLPLEVRRNGQDFNVAVRPGALTAQAE, from the coding sequence ATGCAAATAAACCGGCGTGATTCCGAGCCTGATTTAGGGCAGCCTAATGGCACACCATTCAATTCTTCAGTCTACAAAAATCGAGATTTGGCAAAGTTTTCTTGGCAAAAGCCAGCTACCTATTTATCGCTCGTGCTACTCGGAGCTGGAATTACCCTTTCAGGCAACTACCTAGTCTCAAGAAATTCACTATCAATCCCGCTGTCTGGGACTCAGTCATCTATCATTCCAGCTGCTCAAGCCAGCTTACCCCCCGTCACTGATTCAAACTTTGTTACTGCTGTGGTAGAGAGGGTTGGTCCAGCTGTGGTGCGAATTGATGCTTCTAAAACAGTAACCACTGCAACCCCAGAGATCTTTAATGACCCGTTCTTTCGTCAATTTTTTGGGTCTGAATTGCCTACCCAACCAAATCAGCAAATTCAACGCGGAACTGGCTCTGGCTTCATTTTTGGTGCTGATGGTCGCATTCTCACCAATGCTCACGTTGTTGATGGCGCAGATACGGTGAGAGTGACACTGAAGGATGGACGCACCTTTCAGGGTAAGGTGATGGGAACAGATCCAGTAACAGATGTAGCTGTGGTTAAAATTCAGGCTGACAAGCTGTCAACTGTCAGTTTAGGGAATTCGGAGCAGCTCAAGCCAGGGGAATGGGCGATCGCGATTGGCAACCCCCTCGGTCTGGATAACACTGTTACATCTGGCATCATCAGTGCTACAGGTCGCTCCAGCAGTGATGTCGGCATTCCTGATAAGCGAGTTAGCTTTATTCAAACAGATGCCGCAATTAATCCTGGAAACTCTGGCGGACCACTGATAAATCAGCGCGGTCAAGTAATTGGCATAAATACAGCGATGCTTCAAGGCGCGCAAGGACTAGGCTTTGCGATTCCAATCAATACAGCTCAACGTATTGCCGAGCAACTGGTAGCGAAGGGCAAGGTAGAACACGCTTACTTGGGAATTCAGATGGTGGCGCTAACACCTGAGTTGAAACAAGACATCAACAACGATCCCAACAGTGGTCTGACTGTAGGTGAAGATCGTGGAGTGTTGATTGTCAAAGTTATGCCTGATTCTCCAGCGGCTAAAGCGGGTTTACGTGCTGGGGATGTGATTCACCAGATTAACGGTCAATCTGTTACAAGTGCTGACAGTGTACAACAGGCGGTAGAAAATAGCTCTGTGGGTGGTAGCCTACCGCTAGAAGTGCGTCGCAATGGGCAAGACTTCAATGTGGCTGTACGACCAGGTGCTTTAACAGCGCAAGCAGAATAG
- a CDS encoding TrkA family potassium uptake protein, which yields MNLSSLNFFRSLRKDNKQFAVIGLGRFGRAVCTTLHRLGYDVLGTDIDEKLVAQALTDQIVAHALQLDSTEPGSLREAGIYELDTVIVAIGNYIQESIITTLNVKEAGVPHVVAKASTEIHGKLLQRVGADHVVFPEYEAGCALARSLTKPAILDRFDLDPDNSIVELIVPDEFHGRTIAELQLRSRYGLNLLAVSQEDKFEINPDPRKRLERGSAMVVIGCNKDINRLPI from the coding sequence GTGAATCTGTCGTCTTTAAATTTTTTTCGCAGTCTCCGTAAAGACAATAAACAATTTGCCGTGATTGGACTAGGACGCTTTGGTCGAGCAGTCTGTACAACACTCCACCGATTAGGCTACGATGTGCTGGGAACAGATATTGATGAAAAGCTCGTCGCCCAAGCCTTGACGGATCAGATAGTTGCTCATGCTCTGCAGCTAGACTCGACGGAACCTGGTTCGCTTAGAGAAGCAGGAATTTATGAGCTTGATACAGTGATTGTGGCGATTGGGAATTATATCCAGGAAAGCATCATTACGACCTTGAATGTGAAGGAGGCGGGAGTGCCGCATGTAGTGGCTAAAGCTTCTACAGAAATACATGGTAAGCTGCTGCAGCGAGTGGGAGCCGATCACGTTGTTTTTCCTGAGTACGAAGCTGGTTGTGCATTGGCGCGATCGCTCACTAAACCAGCCATCTTAGACCGATTTGACCTTGATCCAGATAACAGCATTGTTGAACTAATAGTGCCAGATGAATTTCATGGCAGAACAATCGCCGAACTTCAACTCCGCAGCCGCTATGGTCTGAATTTGCTCGCAGTGAGTCAGGAGGACAAGTTTGAGATTAATCCTGACCCCAGGAAGCGTCTGGAGCGGGGTTCAGCAATGGTGGTAATTGGTTGTAATAAAGATATTAATCGCTTGCCAATTTGA
- a CDS encoding TrkH family potassium uptake protein codes for MTVPRTICLGFLVMITVGTILLMMPFSTATGTWNDPIVALFTSTSAVCVTGLTVVDTGTYFSFWGQFFVVALVQIGGLGYMTATTFLLMLLGAKFGLRDKIAIQQALDRTGMHDSSQLIRSIIATTMIFEITGIFLLLPVFVPNYGFNQGLWLAIFHSINSWNNAGFGLFKDNFIGYQTSVPLVLVVTVLIIFGGIGYQVILEMYLWLRDRLLRKPERIIFSLDFKVATSTTLILLVTGTIAFFFIELRNPATFGDLNLGNRLLAAWFQSVTTRTAGFNTIDIGQMTTAGLFLTIAFMFIGASPGGTGGGMKTTTLRILTSCTKAILQGKEQVLLYERKIPVTLILKAIGVVVGSVATVMISTILIALAEPDLDFIKILFEAVSAFATVGLSTGITPSVSAAAKVILIVTMYVGRVGVLLLMAALLGNPRPTSVQYPEENLLVG; via the coding sequence ATGACTGTCCCTCGTACAATTTGCCTCGGATTTTTGGTCATGATTACTGTGGGAACCATCCTCCTGATGATGCCGTTTTCCACTGCTACTGGCACTTGGAATGACCCGATTGTGGCTCTGTTCACATCCACTTCTGCTGTCTGTGTCACGGGTCTTACAGTTGTGGATACTGGTACTTATTTTTCTTTTTGGGGACAATTCTTTGTTGTCGCTCTTGTTCAAATTGGCGGACTGGGCTATATGACGGCAACTACCTTTCTTCTAATGCTGCTCGGTGCCAAATTTGGTCTGCGAGATAAAATTGCCATTCAACAAGCTTTAGATAGAACTGGAATGCACGACAGCTCCCAATTAATCCGCTCGATCATTGCAACGACAATGATTTTTGAAATTACTGGAATTTTCTTACTACTGCCAGTTTTTGTTCCTAATTATGGATTTAATCAAGGACTTTGGTTAGCTATTTTTCATAGCATTAACTCTTGGAATAACGCTGGCTTTGGTTTGTTTAAAGATAATTTTATTGGCTATCAGACATCTGTCCCCTTAGTTCTTGTAGTTACTGTATTAATTATTTTTGGAGGCATTGGTTATCAAGTAATTTTGGAGATGTACCTCTGGTTACGCGATCGCTTGTTGCGAAAGCCCGAGAGAATTATATTTTCCTTAGATTTTAAAGTAGCCACCAGCACTACCTTGATATTGTTAGTTACTGGGACAATTGCATTTTTCTTCATAGAGCTAAGAAATCCCGCAACATTTGGCGATCTAAACTTAGGAAACCGATTGCTCGCAGCCTGGTTTCAATCTGTAACGACTAGAACTGCCGGCTTTAATACCATAGATATCGGACAAATGACTACAGCTGGTTTATTTCTAACAATTGCGTTTATGTTTATTGGTGCTAGTCCGGGTGGTACTGGTGGTGGGATGAAAACGACGACTCTGCGAATATTAACAAGTTGTACAAAGGCAATTTTGCAAGGTAAAGAACAAGTACTATTGTATGAACGAAAAATACCAGTGACGCTAATTTTGAAAGCCATTGGTGTTGTGGTTGGCTCAGTGGCAACGGTGATGATATCAACTATATTAATTGCACTAGCTGAGCCGGACTTGGATTTTATCAAAATCTTGTTTGAAGCTGTGTCAGCTTTTGCCACGGTGGGACTTTCGACTGGCATCACGCCAAGTGTCTCAGCTGCCGCTAAAGTGATCTTAATTGTGACCATGTACGTGGGACGGGTTGGCGTTTTATTGCTGATGGCGGCTTTGTTAGGCAACCCCCGTCCTACCTCAGTCCAGTATCCAGAGGAAAATTTACTTGTGGGATAG